The following are from one region of the Nocardia terpenica genome:
- a CDS encoding GNAT family N-acetyltransferase, whose product MTDGGEGIVGVALWDPPGRWDTSTTEFLFSASQLTAAFAHRLPAALRTRRLFDRWHPREPHWYLCNLAVLPRYQRQGIGGALLRSGCSRCDRDQQAAYLVCTRDENIGLYEAAGFATVTPFDVDGTPLWPMWRDPHAIGR is encoded by the coding sequence ATGACAGATGGCGGTGAGGGCATCGTAGGGGTGGCGTTGTGGGATCCGCCCGGTCGGTGGGACACCAGCACAACCGAATTCCTGTTCTCTGCTTCCCAGCTAACCGCAGCGTTTGCGCATCGGCTTCCCGCTGCGCTGCGCACTCGCCGACTGTTCGACCGTTGGCATCCCCGCGAACCGCACTGGTATCTGTGCAACCTCGCCGTGCTTCCGCGGTATCAGCGTCAGGGTATCGGCGGCGCGCTCCTGCGCTCGGGGTGCAGCCGCTGCGATAGGGATCAACAGGCCGCCTACCTGGTGTGCACCCGTGACGAGAATATCGGGCTGTACGAGGCAGCCGGATTCGCCACCGTGACCCCTTTCGATGTGGATGGCACACCCCTGTGGCCGATGTGGCGTGATCCGCACGCCATCGGCCGATGA